The genomic interval CGTGCCGGGCAATGACGTGGGCCAGCGTGGTCTTTCCCAAGCCAGGAGGGCCACAGAGCAGGGCTACCTGTGGCACAGAGGGCAGGTCAGCCTGGCAGGGCTTCCTCTAGCTCCCACCAAGGAGGGAATgccctgctcctcaccctgctGGCAGGATGAGGGGACGCCCCAGCACGGTCCTGTCCTGCTCACCTTGTATTTGGGTCTCTTGTGCTGGTCCAACTCAGCCTCCAGAATCTCCTCTGTGAGCTGGACCTTCGTTTTCCACTTATTTGGGTGCTCCTTGGGATGGCTGAACGGGGGgtgagctgcagtgctgggcttgCCCTTCTTCACagccttctccttcccaaacaCCACTGTGTCCCAGAGCTTGAGCCACTTCAGAAGGCAGCGGTTTGTGTACTGCAGGTGGGGGGAAAGTGGGAAAAATCCATGGAACCTCAGAAGGATCAGGCTGAGGACAGAGGAAGGCTCTCCTCCATGGGACAGGCTGCTCAGGGTTCCACCTGGCATCTCCTGGGACAGCATGGGAATGGtgtttccctttccagctcAACCACCACCCCACAGGGGAACCCAGGACAAGTCACATCggccccatccctgctgtcccccctcTGTCCTGGCTCAACTCAGCACTTCTCAGCCTCTTCCATCATTTGCAACTCCCTAAAAAACTTCTGAtattccaaaaaaaccccccaaactagGCCACAATTCCTGGCTAAAGTTCTCCCAGTCTTTTTTGTCTTGTTCTGGTCAAGTTTCCCAATCTCTTTTGTTAGAGAGCCCACAGCCTCCAGCTGAAACACTGCCATCCCAAGCTCTCCAGGACTCAGGACTGCTCCCAGGAAGGACCAACACTTCCAAAGGCAACACCATGATCCCACAGCATAAAGGAAAAGTTACAGAGGTGCTAAACCCCCCAAGCCCAggcctccccttctcccagcaccTCACATCATCACTGAGCAGCTCCATGTAGCGCCGGGGGGTGAACTTGTCCACCCAGAGGCAATGGGAGGCAGATTCCTCCTCAGGATCCATGTCCCCACCAGGATCCAGGCTCTCCGTGCTGGGCTCACTCTCAAGGCAACTGCAAGAAAGAATTAACTTGCCCCAAaccacccagggaagggctgggagtTACACCCAGATTTCCCACGCTGAGCATGACAAAGGCAAAGAGGATCCTCTGCTCGTAGGTCCCAAAAATCTGGACCCCGTGGAGTATCTTGGGAGGCACATCAGGCAGCATGGCAGGGATAGGATGGGATTTCATCCCAACATCTCACCTGTTTATGATCTCTGTCAGCTGCTGTGACACCTTCTGAACATGCCTGAGACGCTGgagcacagagagagggagagcagggtCAGGGATACTCCAGTAACCCATGGCTGGGGGAAACAGGGATTTGGGAGCCAGTCCTGTGGCATCAGGAATGGCAGGGAAAGATGGGAAGGTCAGTGTGAGATGTGGTACCTCTTGGTCCACTTGTTCCTTCAGGTAGGAGAAAGGCACCCCCAGCAGGTGGAGTGGCCTCCGTGCATTCCAGCCCAGGGAATCCGGGAGCTGTAGGGACACAGCACAAACAACCCCCTCCTGAACCAGCTGGAGAACACAGAGAAGCAAACCCAACCTCGAGAGCCCTCCTCACCTCCACCCCTGTCCTGCAGGGATCATCCCTCAGCACCAGGAAGACCCTGGTGCCCTGGGTGGAGGTCACATTGATATAATCCTCCAGGATGGGGGGTCTCTTGAGGACCCACTTCTTTTCAGAGGGTGGTGTGGTCTGCAGGGGGGTCATGCCGCTCATCTCCAGCTGGTTCGAGCTGGAAAACACCAAATTCCTTTAGCAGGGGTGAGGAAAAGGGCCCTTGAACCCCTTGAAGGTGGGGGCCAAGGGCCCTTTCCCTCGTCCCTGCTAGAAATGGGGTTCAAAGTGGCCAACCTGGTATTCTGAGGAGCAAGAGGTGCCTCTGAGCCCCCATCCCAGGAGACATCAGCAGCCAACTCATCGTCTGCACCAAAATCGAGCTTCTTCACAGCCTCCAGGCGCTGCCGCTTCGGCTTCGGGGCTGGGAGAGACgccggggaggggggaagaggagcaCCATGGCTGAAGGAGGGCGGTACCGGGGATGCTCCGCGCCCGGCATCGCTcggggaggggggacagggcCCGGCAGCGCCGGGGACCGAGTCAAACCTACTGCGGGGTCCGGCCGGTGCTGGGGACCCGGCGGGGGCACAGCCCCGCTCCCTCTTCCTGGAGTGGGAGTCCCCGGTGGGGTCGGGCTCCTCCGGCGGCTGCTTCCTGCCCCGGAACTGCGAGACTTTGGGGCCGGCGGGCGGGGACGGGTCATCTGCAATAGGGGTCAGAGCTCCGGTGAGCGGCCACGGGCggccctgccctcctccccccggccccccggtggcgggcccggcccggcagcAGCGCCCACCTCcgagctctgccagcacctccagctcgGCGGCGAAGCGCTCGTAGAACTCATCGTCGGCAGCGCCCTCCGCGCTCTCAGCGCCCGCCATGGGCCGCGCACGCCCCGCCCCGCCTcgccccgccccccgccgccgccgctcatTGGCCACGGCCGCGCCGGGCGGGGGCGTCCGCGCCGCTGATTGGATGCGGCGTGCGTCCCgggccggcgggggcggcgccgATTGGACGCGACGCTCGGCCCGGAccggcgggggcggcgctgATTGGACGCGACGCTCGGCCCgggccggcgggggcggcgctgATTGGACGCGACGCGCGGCCCGGGCCGATGGAGGCGATGTagccgcggccgccccgggAGCGCCCGGGACGGCGCCGCAGGTGGGGCGGGGGTGGGAGCGGGGCTGAGGTCTCAGAGCGGCGCGGGTCCCCTCTCCCGGGTCCccttcccagtgtcccctccccagtgtCCGTGTCCCTTCCGCCGTGTCCCCGCCGTCGCGTCCCATGTCCCCTCCCCAGCGCCCCGTGCACCCAACCGGAGCCGCCGGGATCGCGGCTCGGCTCCAGCGGGGAGCGCGGGGAGGCCACGCGTGACACCGGGACGGGCATGGGCGTGTCCCGGGGCGCGGGGACGGCGGCGGAGCTGTGCGGTGTGACAGCGGCGCGGCTGCGGGACCGCCACGGCGGGGGCTGTGTCACCGGGACCGCTGTGGGACCCGCACCAGCTCGGGGTGACACCAGGGGGGCTGCGGGACACATGGAGGGTGACATCGGTGTGACACCGGTGAGGCTGCGGGACATGCAGGGTGACATCAGTGTGACAGCAGGACATGCGGGGTGACACTGGTGTCCCTCTAGGCCCAGCAGGGTCACAGCGGTGTTGCTCTGGGACTCACACAGCCCGACACTGATGAGGCTGAGGGACCCATGCTGGGTGACACTGGTGTCCGTCTGGGCCGAGCAGGGTGACAGTGGTGTTGCtctggtcctgtgcagggtgaTTCTGGTACCACACAGCACCAGTACCTCTCCAGTCCTATGGGGTgccccactccctgccctgctcccagcccgcCCTgcctgggtcctgtcactgcccAGGGTGCTGTCCCGCCCCTGTGATACCCACCCCTCTCACCCCCATTCCCATGTCACTCCCGCAGGGCGCTGGCCATGGAGCCAGGCACCATCGACAACCTGTCCATCCTGTACCAGAGCTCCGACTTCATCGTGGTCAACAAGCACTGGGACATCCGCATCGACAGCAAGATGTGGTACGAGACACTgaccctgcagagccagctccGGCACCGCTTCCCCGAGCTCGCCGACCCCGACACCTACTACGGCTTCAGGTGAGTGACCGGGCACCCACCCGGGCTGTGCCCTCGGCTGGGGACACCCACAAGTTCCCCAGGATGTTCCTGTGCCCCGTCTCCTCCCCAGGTTCTGCCACCAGCTGGATTTCTCCACCAGCGGGGCCCTGTGTGTCGCTCTCAACAAGGCGGCGGCGGGAAGCGCCTACAAGTGTTTCAAGGAGCGGCTGGTGACCAAAGCCTACCTCGCCCTGGTGAGCCTGGGCCTGCTCGGGGCCGCCCTTCTGGGTGGGCTGAGCATCTCTGCtgggaggctgagggagctggggttcagcctggagaagggaatgcTCCaaggagacctcagagccccttccagtgctttAAAGggactccaggagagctggagagggacttgggacaagggatggagaaacagaacaagggggcagggttagatgggatattgggaaggaatttccccctgtgagggtggtgaggttCTGGCACAGGTTGCGGCTGcccctggaattgtccaaggccaggttggacggggcttggagcaacctgggctagtggaagatgttcctgctaATGGGTTGGaactggaactggatgagctttaaggtcccttccaatccaaaccattccaggactctgtgattctatgaattgcAGCTTGGTTTGCTTCTTGCATCCATCTGGACACGATTCTGTGCCACGTGCTCTAGGAaaaccctgctggagcagggaggttggactgggcGTCCCCACTGTGGACTCTCCCAACCTTTcccgttctgtgattccatgattcctggCACTGTGGGGTTGGTGAGGAGCACGTGCCAGGGCTCAGTTTAAACCCCCTTTCTGCCCCCAGGTGAGGGGCCACGTCAGCCAGAGCCGGATGATGATCCGCTATGCTATCGGGAAGAACACCACGGAGGGCAGGACCCACATGATGTGCATCGACGGGACAGAGGGTGAGccccccttccctgcactgCCCAGACCCCTTCAGCCTCGGTGGGGGATGACAAACCCCCTTTGGATCTCGTTGCAGGCTGTGAAAATCCCAAGCCTTGCCAGTCGGAGCTGATCGTGCTGGAGCACGGATCCTACAGCGGAGACCCCGTGAccaaagtgctgctgcagcccctgacagGTGGGGGTTGGGGTcggggctgcagctctggggggcTCTGACGTGGAAGCAGAGCCTGCAAAGGGATGAGGGAAGCTGAGAACCGCCGGGCTCAGGGGGGGCAGGTGTTACCTGGTGCGTTGTCACCTCGCGCGCTGAAGGAGGGATTCAGGGATAACCTGTCCGTGATCCCTCcactcctgctctccccagggcGGACTCACCAGCTGCGGGTTCACTGCAGTGCCGTTGGTCACCCCATCGTGGGGGACTTCACGTACAGCCTGGGCCAGGACAGCAGCCCCTACAGGATGATGCTCCACGCCTACTACCTGCGCATCCCCGCGCGCGGGGAGCTCATTGAGGTGTGCGCGCCCGACCCCTTCGTCCCCGCCATGGACGGCAACTGGGAGCCCCAGCACATCACCCGCCGGCTGGAGGACACCATCCAGGAGCTCAAGGACAAGGTGAcgcaggaggagcaggagcagcagggccaggaggcCGTGGGTGGTGGCGcggaggaggagcagccccgGAGCGAAGCCGGGAGCGCGGAGCCGGAGGAGCAGCGGGCGCGGTGCCAGCAGTGGTTGGCAGAGTGGGCTCTGGAGTGAGCACGAGCCACGTCCCAGCGTTTCCGGCTCCATCTTTGTCCCAGTGGGTCCCCTCGGAGCCCAGCGCTGACTCCACGCCTGCACCTCCTGTATGCCAAGGCTTCCCTCGCTCACGGGGCTGGATTAGGCACATTGATCAGCAGTTAGGGCGGGGTTGGTTTTTAATGTCCATCATCCAGCTGGCCACGGGATGCCCCTTCCCCAGTTCCAGGCCTCAGCAGCAGAGTCAGTGTCACACACCAGCTTAGAGTGACCCCAAAgcttcccatccctgtcctggggctcgggcccagccagggcagcacaggcactgcctTTGCCATGACATTCCCACAAACCCTCCGTGCTTGGATGCTGAcgtgcagcccagcccagggaggggaggacATGCCACGAGCAGCTTCGGTGTCCGTGtcccccattcccattcccttcactccagctgctgcactCACTGGCACACGTGTGGGAGGTGGGACATtggggggctggagcagaggctggGGGCACCAACAGCCCCCCAGTTTTGGGGTACTCCAGGTGTTTGGCCCATGGAAATGtgctgggatgggcacaggAGAGGTCCCTGCCTGGCACCAAagtgctgcccatccctgccccgcactcccttcctccctcagccCTCCCATGGGGTTTTTAAAGGTTTGGTGAAGGTGAGAGAGTTGatacaaacagattttaaacCTTTTTCAATTTTCTAGGGGAAGAATCTAGTCTTTTAGGGGTTGTAAAATACGGGTGGTCTCAGAAATGAggtatttttagtatttctgtGGTCGGAGAGCCAGCAGCCCAAAgcttttttaatggattttattATTCCTTCTACTGGCATTGCCTTTCCTGCTTTTATCCTGGGGGTGGGTGTAACCCCTGCTGAGACAGGTCAGAGGACATGAGCCCCTTGCTGCTCACCTGGACAAGTCCTGGCTTGATCCCATGGTGTGGCTCCTGGTCCCATGGTGTGGCTCCTGGTCCCATGGTGTGGCTCCTGGCTGTCAGGTTTCCAGAGGGTGCCAGAGGCAGGTCCTTTGGGTGGACAGTTTGGGAAGGCTCTGGAGCAGTAGGAAAAATGGatgaagctgaaagaaagaCTGATGTGGTGGCTCAGCTCCGCTGGCGCTCAGCTTTGCAAGATTCCAAGAAGAGTTTCTCTGGAAGTGCCCTTGCTTTGCTGGTcatcctgctttgctttccctttccgACCCTGCTCGTCCTCTCCAGCCTTTGGAGGACATTTGGAAATGAGGAGAACAGgacagctggggagggacagaggggctggagcccaCTGCACACACATCCCCATCCCGGGGGCGTCGGACCATCAGCGCGTGCCCAGAGCTGTTGTCACCCCACCAGCCCCAACCCACGGAAAATGCATCTGACAGGGGTTTCACACAACTGAGATTCCCACTCTGAGGGGGAATAAAATGTCACAGCTCTCTCCCCGTGGTGAACACACCCTGCAAGGTCACTGAAACCCCGGGGGGAATTGCATCACCCACCCTTTGTGTCCCTGGGTGCAAGTTCACTGTGCTTTTGTGTCTTGGTGGGGATGGCTCTGaggtgccagccctgggctcctGAGCTGGTGGCAGAGGGCTCGGGGTGGGTTGGAGGAGCAGGAGACCCATCTCCTTCCTCCCaagccccctccctgcccatcccatgTCCCAGGAGTGGCCGGGAAGGGAGAGGCAGCCGCGGGCAGGTCCCGGAGCTGTAAATTACTGTCGTGAACCTGTTTGCCAAAGAATGAAGGGGGGTGACGTGCACGGGAGGTGCTGAAaagtgccaggggagatttgCATGTCACAGGTGGGACACAGCCTGCCCTTCCCACTGGGAACATCCGGGATGGGGTG from Chiroxiphia lanceolata isolate bChiLan1 chromosome 16, bChiLan1.pri, whole genome shotgun sequence carries:
- the RPUSD1 gene encoding RNA pseudouridylate synthase domain-containing protein 1 isoform X1, with the translated sequence MEPGTIDNLSILYQSSDFIVVNKHWDIRIDSKMWYETLTLQSQLRHRFPELADPDTYYGFRFCHQLDFSTSGALCVALNKAAAGSAYKCFKERLVTKAYLALVRGHVSQSRMMIRYAIGKNTTEGRTHMMCIDGTEGCENPKPCQSELIVLEHGSYSGDPVTKVLLQPLTGRTHQLRVHCSAVGHPIVGDFTYSLGQDSSPYRMMLHAYYLRIPARGELIEVCAPDPFVPAMDGNWEPQHITRRLEDTIQELKDKVRGHEPLAAHLDKSWLDPMVWLLVPWCGSWSHGVAPGCQVSRGCQRQVLWVDSLGRLWSSRKNG
- the RPUSD1 gene encoding RNA pseudouridylate synthase domain-containing protein 1 isoform X2 yields the protein MEPGTIDNLSILYQSSDFIVVNKHWDIRIDSKMWYETLTLQSQLRHRFPELADPDTYYGFRFCHQLDFSTSGALCVALNKAAAGSAYKCFKERLVTKAYLALVRGHVSQSRMMIRYAIGKNTTEGRTHMMCIDGTEGCENPKPCQSELIVLEHGSYSGDPVTKVLLQPLTGRTHQLRVHCSAVGHPIVGDFTYSLGQDSSPYRMMLHAYYLRIPARGELIEVCAPDPFVPAMDGNWEPQHITRRLEDTIQELKDKVTQEEQEQQGQEAVGGGAEEEQPRSEAGSAEPEEQRARCQQWLAEWALE